The genomic interval CTATTATTCATGGACAACGCACGATTTTTACCAATATATAGGCTGGCAGAGAACCTATGATAAAATTGTCGTTAATCTCAATTTTTTCAATTATCCGGACGCGGCGCTTTCTGGAGATGCTTCCATCGGCGCCGGAAAAGGCTTACAGCTAATTTTGATCTATAATCATTAAAATAAGGGTGAATTTATGGCATACGACGCATTGATTTCGATCCAACAACTGATTAAAGACTATCCGATGGGACGCAGTTTCTTCCGAGCCCTGAATGAAATTAATCTCGAGATTGAATCCGGCGAATTTGCCGGATTGGTTGGCCCGAGCGGTTCCGGCAAGACAACCCTATTAAATATTATCGGTTCGCTGGATGTGCCCACCAAAGGAGATGCCTACGTATTAGGCCAATCGGTTGGTTCGCTGAGTAGCCATCAATCGGCCAATCTGCGGAATCATCACTTGGGATTCATTTTTCAAACCTACAACCTTCTGCCGGTTTACAACGTATTCGAGAATGTCGAGCTTCCGTTATTGCTATTAAAAATAGGAAGGGACGAGAGGCGAAAACTTGTAGATCAAGCGCTAGAGTGGGTCGGCTTACAGGACAAGCGTAAATCCCGTCCGGCGCAGCTGTCCGGCGGTGAATGTCAGCGGGTCTCGATTGCCCGCGCAATGGTCAAATCACCCAAAATCGTCATGGCTGATGAACCGAC from Candidatus Marinimicrobia bacterium CG08_land_8_20_14_0_20_45_22 carries:
- a CDS encoding lipoprotein-releasing system ATP-binding protein LolD encodes the protein MAYDALISIQQLIKDYPMGRSFFRALNEINLEIESGEFAGLVGPSGSGKTTLLNIIGSLDVPTKGDAYVLGQSVGSLSSHQSANLRNHHLGFIFQTYNLLPVYNVFENVELPLLLLKIGRDERRKLVDQALEWVGLQDKRKSRPAQLSGGECQRVSIARAMVKSPKIVMADEPTANLDAMNSHNILQTMEKLNRDLKTTFIFATHDDKVIQYLHRKISLNDGKVVGDELISKQ